Proteins found in one Zea mays cultivar B73 chromosome 1, Zm-B73-REFERENCE-NAM-5.0, whole genome shotgun sequence genomic segment:
- the LOC100280548 gene encoding uncharacterized protein LOC100280548 (The RefSeq protein has 2 substitutions compared to this genomic sequence) produces MIMNTTQKANSVEQDAKVFVKQAPQFKRWGRKHPFFRYGLPLISLTVFGAVGLAHLIQGSKEVTKEKEDMEWEVVETTKALSRTGPVEGAYKPKKLSLEDELKALQQKVDINSYDYKPIPRPSEK; encoded by the exons ATGATCATGAATACAACTCAGAAAGCTAATTTGGTGGAACAAGATGCTAAGGTTTTTGTGAAACAAGCCCCACAGTTCAAAAGGTGGGGGCGAAAACATCCATTTGTTCGGTATGGGTTACCACTCATTTCCTTGACAGTGTTTGGTGCAGTGGGACTTGCTCACCTTATACAGGGCAG CAAAGAAGTGACCAAGGAAAAGGAGGATATGGAATGGGAGGTtgtagagacaacaaaagctctaaGTCGAACAGGGCCAGTGGAAGGAGCCTATAAGCCTAAGAAACTCTCTCTAGAGGACGAACTGAAG GCTTTGCAGCAGAAGGTTGACATAAACAGCTACGACTACAAGCCCATCCCAAGACCCAGTGAGAAATAA